In the Lampris incognitus isolate fLamInc1 chromosome 11, fLamInc1.hap2, whole genome shotgun sequence genome, one interval contains:
- the gpr156 gene encoding probable G-protein coupled receptor 156 isoform X1, whose protein sequence is MTMESELNCSSQCDSQLCFVHSGVNKQEGLDILQRLCTVSTMRMELPKRSLSPVLCAVVWTLLSCGILLALCFLLFTLRFKNNRIVKMSSPNLNVLTLCGSVLTYSSGFLFAIDERTFSQGGESRAVLQARMWTLCIGSTLVFGPILGKTWRLYRVFTQRVPDKRVIIRDIQLMGMVGLLISVDMLLLAAWNLTDPIRCSRSIGAVVKVVGKEVSYSLSQLDSCSSVYSNLWVILIAVLKGCLLLYGTYLAGLTSNVSHPPVNQSPTIISAVSLVTLSTAVAVPVSVFLQAWPNLVYSSVAGAIFICTLATNCLLFVPQLTQWRQFEEEHNNPSQMAKYFSSPSKSQPSIYSQDEIYYLLGENNSMKKLLTEKNAVIDSLQEQVNNAKDKLLHLMSAMQPSEDQETDSSATNLNSCSTQTTAVQSEGSSTPLHQREAQSFLSSLASSPLLSPDPTDATTRSTAPPIPEPPPAPTPISTFTIPTSSPPLPGSSAMCPDVGECGEVEHGFLRPMSSQSSGLPKTGYMAAGETIPTSPSNYVGNKLPAETLGCRNNRRFVSSEQLQEILQELSVDAAVESTLRSPGQVWVSQRPSQLNITDTSPISPLSLRAPRSPHLPLFFQYPSISPYAMRKRRPPFHSPRGGPSACFYLGSDTLSCVERRSNGEVQKTDKHPSKMPPQPDRVAAAPLHLDHADIKEEEEDSGEEEDGAAEHPAMRRCRRCVSGPRRCSRRSPAAPSDAGASGERGPFCRPARDSCGSWDSDSSSSTDYCYYHRPYCDSCLQRGSLLSSDSSSDSSDSEYGDLPGLYRSPHPVVFKEDLKPTFV, encoded by the exons ATGACAATGGAGTCTGAACTCAACTGCAGCTCCCAATGTGACTCCCAACTCTGCTTCGTCCACTCGGGAGTCAACAAGCAGGAAGGCCTGGACATACTGCAGAGATTATGCACTGTCAGcacg atgAGAATGGAGCTACCAAAGCGGTCTCTCTCCCCCGTGTTGTGTGCAGTGGTCTGGACTCTGCTGTCCTGTGGGATCCTCCTGGCATTGTGCTTCCTCCTCTTTACCCTACGCTTCAAAAACAACAG GATAGTTAAGATGTCCAGTCCAAACCTGAACGTGCTAACTCTCTGTGGAAGTGTACTGACGTACAGCAGCGGCTTCCTTTTCGCCATCGACGAACGAACGTTTTCACAAGGTGGCGAATCGAGGGCCGTGCTACAG GCTCGGATGTGGACTCTGTGTATTGGCAGTACGCTGGTGTTTGGTCCCATCTTGGGGAAGACGTGGAGACTGTACAGGGTGTTCACACAACGTGTCCCTGACAAGAGAGTG ATCATCAGAGATATCCAGCTGATGGGCATGGTGGGCCTGCTGATCTCAGTGGACATGTTGCTCCTCGCAGCCTGGAACCTCACCGACCCGATCCGATGCTCCCGATCCATTGGAGCTGTTGTCAAG GTGGTGGGAAAAGAAGTTTCCTACTCTTTGTCTCAGCTGGACTCCTGTTCTTCAGTATACTCAAACTTGTGGGTTATCCTTATTGCCGTATTAAAG GGCTGTCTTCTCCTTTATGGGACCTATTTAGCTGGGCTGACGAGTAACGTCAGCCACCCTCCTGTCAACCAGTCACCCACTATCATATCGGCAGTCAGTCTGGTCACTCTGTCCACGGCGGTGGCCGTCCCCGTGTCTGTCTTCCTGCAGGCCTGGCCCAACCTGGTGTACAGCTCTGTGGCCGGAGCCATCTTCATATGCACACTGGCCACAAACTGCTTGCTGTTTGTGCCTCAG ctgaCCCAGTGGAGGCAGTTTGAGGAGGAGCACAACAACCCCAGTCAGATGGCCAAGTATTTCAGCAGCCCCAGTAAGAGCCAGCCCTCCATCTACAGCCAGGATGAGATCTACTACCTGCTGGGGGAGAACAACTCCATGAAGAAGCTCCTCACCGAG AAGAACGCCGTTATCGACAGTCTTCAGGAGCAGGTGAACAATGCCAAGGATAAGCTGCTGCACCTCATGTCAGCCATGCAACCCAGCGAGGACCAGGAGACGGACTCCTCTGCCACCAACCTCAACTCCTGCTCCACGCAGACCACAGCGGTGCAGTCCGAGGGCTCCTCAACACCTCTCCATCAGCGAGAAGCCcaatctttcctctcctccttggcctcatctcctcttctctcccccgACCCCACTGATGCTACCACTCGATCCACTGCTCCACCAATCCCCGAGCCTCCCCCTGCTCCCACCCCGATCTCCACATTCACCATCCccacttcctctcctcctctcccaggCAGCAGCGCAATGTGCCCTGATGTGGGAGAGTGCGGGGAGGTGGAGCACGGCTTCCTGCGTCCCATGTCCTCGCAGTCCTCTGGTTTACCCAAGACGGGGTATATGGCAGCAGGAGAGACCATCCCCACATCCCCGTCGAACTATGTCGGAAACAAACTGCCAGCGGAAACACTGGGTTGTCGTAACAACCGGCGGTTCgtcagcagtgagcagctgcaggagATTCTGCAGGAGCTGAGTGTGGATGCCGCTGTGGAATCGACGCTCCGCTCTCCCGGTCAGGTCTGGGTGTCCCAGAGACCCTCCCAACTAAACATCACCGACACCTCCCCCATTTCACCCCTCTCCCTCCGTGCGCCACGCTCCCCTCATCTACCTCTCTTCTTCCAGTACCCCAGCATCTCCCCCTACGCCATGAGGAAACGGCGGCCCCCCTTCCACTCACCAAGAGGAGGCCCCTCGGCTTGCTTCTATCTGGGTTCGGATACCCTGAGCTGCGTGGAGAGGAGGAGCAATGGTGAAGTCCAGAAGACGGACAAGCATCCTTCTAAAATGCCTCCACAACCTGACAGGGTCGCCGCCGCCCCCCTCCACCTTGACCACGCTGACAtaaaagaggaggaagaagacagTGGGGAGGAGGAAGATGGCGCAGCGGAGCATCCAGCAATGAGGAGGTGCAGGAGGTGCGTTTCAGGGCCTCGCAGGTGCTCAAGGCGCAGCCCCGCGGCTCCATCAGATGCGGGAGCGTCCGGGGAGCGCGGGCCATTTTGCAGGCCCGCTCGAGACTCCTGCGGTTCCTGGGACTCCGACTCCAGCAGCTCGACAGACTATTGCTACTACCACCGCCCCTACTGCGACTCCTGTCTGCAGCGGGGCTCCCTCCTGTCCTCAGACAGCTCCTCCGACTCCTCCGACAGCGAGTACGGAGACCTCCCTGGCCTCTACCGCTCCCCGCACCCAGTGGTCTTCAAAGAGGACCTCAAACCCACCTTTGTGTGA
- the gpr156 gene encoding E3 ubiquitin-protein ligase TRIM39 isoform X2 gives MHCQHDMASAGSLLSEDQFLCPICLDVFTQPVSTPCGHNFCRDCIKGYWESSELTQCPMCKHTFYQRPELKVNTFISEVAAQFRRSLEMKPENEGASSSTVDQPLSHLGEVPCDVCSGKTVRAFKSCLDCLASYCHTHLEPHQILGTFKKHRLINPVMSMQDRVCKRHERLLESFCNTDQKFVCQVCLKRHHRGHRTVSIETESQVKRTLITRMEAEVQQMIQDRMQKVDEMTHAMLLSRRNTEQEIEESLQIFAAFLRLIQRGQAEVVEAIEGRQQEDERRVKEVIEELEQEITKLRQRSRELEQLSHTEDHLHLLKSFMSYPKPPATKDWSGTSAESILYVGTVRRAVRRTGSHLEEKLKSEVKRLCEMELERARRCTVDVTLDPDTAHPKLVLSKNRKEVHHGDVCLRPSDKPERFYPGISVLGKEGFSTGRFYYEVQVKGKTEWDIGVGRQSVNRKGGNTLSPEGGYWTLGMRSGKEYWALANPPIALPLQEKPQRVGVYVDTEAGQVSFYNVDARSHIYSFTGCSFGERLFPYFNPRRNHGGINSTPLIIPPVCI, from the exons ATGCACTGTCAGcacg ATATGGCCTCGGCTGGCAGTCTGCTCTCTGAGGACCAGTTCCTGTGCCCCATCTGTCTGGATGTGTTCACCCAACCAGTGTCGACTCCCTGCGGTCACAACTTTTGCAGGGACTGCATAAAAGGCTACTGGGAAAGCAGTGAACTAACCCAGTGCCCCATGTGCAAGCACACATTCTACCAAAGACCTGAGCTCAAAGTCAACACCTTCATATCCGAGGTGGCCGCGCAGTTCAGGAGATCACTGGAAATGAAACCTGAAAATGAGGGAGCCTCCAGTTCCACCGTGGACCAACCCTTGTCGCATTTGGGCGAGGTGCCGTGTGACGTGTGCAGCGGAAAGACAGTCAGGGCTTTCAAATCCTGCCTCGACTGTCTGGCTTCGTACTGCCATACTCACCTCGAGCCCCACCAGATCCTTGGCACCTTTAAGAAACACCGTCTCATCAACCCTGTGATGAGCATGCAGGACAGAGTATGTAAGAGACACGAGAGGCTGCTGGAGTCGTTCTGCAACACGGACCAGAAGTTTGTGTGCCAGGTCTGTCTTAAGAGACACCACCGCGGCCACCGTACCGTGTCTATAGAGACTGAGAGTCAAGTTAAGAGAACGCTGATCACCAGAATGGAGGCCGAGGTACAACAGATGATACAGGACCGAATGCAGAAAGTGGATGAGATGACACACGCAATGCTACTCAGCAGAAGAAACACGGAGCAAGAAATCGAGGAAAGCTTGCAAATCTTTGCTGCCTTTCTGCGTTTAATCCAGAGAGGCCAAGCCGAAGTGGTTGAGGCCATCGAAGGGAGGCAACAGGAGGATGAGAGGAGGGTTAAGGAGGTTATTGAGGAGTTGGAGCAGGAGATCACCAAGCTGAGGCAGAGAAGCCGCGAGTTGGAGCAGTTGTCTCACACTGAGGACCACCTCCACCTCTTAAAGAGTTTTATGTCCTACCCCAAACCACCAGCCACCAAGGACTGGTCTGGGACCAGTGCAGAAAGCATCTTGTACGTGGGGACAGTGAGGAGAGCTGTGAGGAGGACGGGCTCTCATCTGGAGGAGAAACTCAAATCTGAAGTGAAGAGGTTGTGTGAAATGGAGCTAGAGAGGGCTCGTCGGTGCACTGTGGACGTGACTCTCGACCCGGATACAGCTCACCCAAAACTGGTGCTGTCGAAAAACAGGAAAGAGGTCCATCATGGCGACGTCTGTCTCCGACCCTCTGACAAACCGGAGAGATTTTACCCCGGCATCAGCGTCCTGGGAAAGGAAGGGTTCTCTACTGGCAGGTTCTATTATGAGGTTCAGGTTAAAGGGAAGACGGAGTGGGATATCGGGGTGGGACGCCAATCTGTCAACCGGAAAGGTGGGAACACACTGAGCCCCGAGGGAGGATACTGGACGTTGGGGATGAGGAGTGGGAAGGAGTACTGGGCCCTCGCCAACCCTCCGATCGCCCTGCCACTGCAAGAGAAGCCCCAGAGAGTAGGGGTGTATGTGGACACGGAGGCCGGGCAGGTCTCTTTTTACAACGTGGACGCTCGTTCTCATATCTACTCATTCACGGGGTGCTCATTCGGCGAAAGACTGTTTCCATACTTCAACCCCCGACGTAACCACGGCGGGATAAACTCAACACCTCTCATTATCCCCCCTGTCTGCATCTAA
- the gpr156 gene encoding E3 ubiquitin-protein ligase TRIM39 isoform X3 has product MASAGSLLSEDQFLCPICLDVFTQPVSTPCGHNFCRDCIKGYWESSELTQCPMCKHTFYQRPELKVNTFISEVAAQFRRSLEMKPENEGASSSTVDQPLSHLGEVPCDVCSGKTVRAFKSCLDCLASYCHTHLEPHQILGTFKKHRLINPVMSMQDRVCKRHERLLESFCNTDQKFVCQVCLKRHHRGHRTVSIETESQVKRTLITRMEAEVQQMIQDRMQKVDEMTHAMLLSRRNTEQEIEESLQIFAAFLRLIQRGQAEVVEAIEGRQQEDERRVKEVIEELEQEITKLRQRSRELEQLSHTEDHLHLLKSFMSYPKPPATKDWSGTSAESILYVGTVRRAVRRTGSHLEEKLKSEVKRLCEMELERARRCTVDVTLDPDTAHPKLVLSKNRKEVHHGDVCLRPSDKPERFYPGISVLGKEGFSTGRFYYEVQVKGKTEWDIGVGRQSVNRKGGNTLSPEGGYWTLGMRSGKEYWALANPPIALPLQEKPQRVGVYVDTEAGQVSFYNVDARSHIYSFTGCSFGERLFPYFNPRRNHGGINSTPLIIPPVCI; this is encoded by the coding sequence ATGGCCTCGGCTGGCAGTCTGCTCTCTGAGGACCAGTTCCTGTGCCCCATCTGTCTGGATGTGTTCACCCAACCAGTGTCGACTCCCTGCGGTCACAACTTTTGCAGGGACTGCATAAAAGGCTACTGGGAAAGCAGTGAACTAACCCAGTGCCCCATGTGCAAGCACACATTCTACCAAAGACCTGAGCTCAAAGTCAACACCTTCATATCCGAGGTGGCCGCGCAGTTCAGGAGATCACTGGAAATGAAACCTGAAAATGAGGGAGCCTCCAGTTCCACCGTGGACCAACCCTTGTCGCATTTGGGCGAGGTGCCGTGTGACGTGTGCAGCGGAAAGACAGTCAGGGCTTTCAAATCCTGCCTCGACTGTCTGGCTTCGTACTGCCATACTCACCTCGAGCCCCACCAGATCCTTGGCACCTTTAAGAAACACCGTCTCATCAACCCTGTGATGAGCATGCAGGACAGAGTATGTAAGAGACACGAGAGGCTGCTGGAGTCGTTCTGCAACACGGACCAGAAGTTTGTGTGCCAGGTCTGTCTTAAGAGACACCACCGCGGCCACCGTACCGTGTCTATAGAGACTGAGAGTCAAGTTAAGAGAACGCTGATCACCAGAATGGAGGCCGAGGTACAACAGATGATACAGGACCGAATGCAGAAAGTGGATGAGATGACACACGCAATGCTACTCAGCAGAAGAAACACGGAGCAAGAAATCGAGGAAAGCTTGCAAATCTTTGCTGCCTTTCTGCGTTTAATCCAGAGAGGCCAAGCCGAAGTGGTTGAGGCCATCGAAGGGAGGCAACAGGAGGATGAGAGGAGGGTTAAGGAGGTTATTGAGGAGTTGGAGCAGGAGATCACCAAGCTGAGGCAGAGAAGCCGCGAGTTGGAGCAGTTGTCTCACACTGAGGACCACCTCCACCTCTTAAAGAGTTTTATGTCCTACCCCAAACCACCAGCCACCAAGGACTGGTCTGGGACCAGTGCAGAAAGCATCTTGTACGTGGGGACAGTGAGGAGAGCTGTGAGGAGGACGGGCTCTCATCTGGAGGAGAAACTCAAATCTGAAGTGAAGAGGTTGTGTGAAATGGAGCTAGAGAGGGCTCGTCGGTGCACTGTGGACGTGACTCTCGACCCGGATACAGCTCACCCAAAACTGGTGCTGTCGAAAAACAGGAAAGAGGTCCATCATGGCGACGTCTGTCTCCGACCCTCTGACAAACCGGAGAGATTTTACCCCGGCATCAGCGTCCTGGGAAAGGAAGGGTTCTCTACTGGCAGGTTCTATTATGAGGTTCAGGTTAAAGGGAAGACGGAGTGGGATATCGGGGTGGGACGCCAATCTGTCAACCGGAAAGGTGGGAACACACTGAGCCCCGAGGGAGGATACTGGACGTTGGGGATGAGGAGTGGGAAGGAGTACTGGGCCCTCGCCAACCCTCCGATCGCCCTGCCACTGCAAGAGAAGCCCCAGAGAGTAGGGGTGTATGTGGACACGGAGGCCGGGCAGGTCTCTTTTTACAACGTGGACGCTCGTTCTCATATCTACTCATTCACGGGGTGCTCATTCGGCGAAAGACTGTTTCCATACTTCAACCCCCGACGTAACCACGGCGGGATAAACTCAACACCTCTCATTATCCCCCCTGTCTGCATCTAA